The Nitrospirota bacterium region AGATCAGGTTGTCGAGCTTCCGCTTCCGGAGGAAGAGACCGGTATTTTAGTGACCAGACCATTCCAGAAAGTCGAGGTCATGCCGCTGGCAAAGAGAGAGTACGTTCTCCTCGAGGCCCTCTATTTGGGGAAGGATTTGGCATCGGTTTATCAGATGGGGGTTGACTCCGATCCGGAGTTTGATCTCACTCTCTTTTTGACGAAACTTCTAGAATATCAGATCGTGTCCGGTTTTTCAGTCGGTGATTCAATACCCTAGACCAGCGATAGACTTCGCACCCACTTATTAATCATGTCATTGCGAGCACCGAAGGGTGCGTGGCAATCTTATCGTAAAGTCTTGAGATTGCTTCACTTTGTTCGCAATGACAGCTTTCTAACTCTGTTCTTGGGTCGGTGTCAGTTTATTCCATGGGTGTCCGGTATCTGGAATCCCTTATCCCGGTCTTTGACCTGTTTGTCCGCCTTTACATGGCGAAGATTTTCTGGAAGGGAGGAATCGTTAAAATCTCCAGTTGGATGTCGACCGTCATGCTCTTCACTTTGGTCTATGACGTTCCTTACCTGCCGCCGGAGATCGCCGCTTATCTCTCCACCGCCGTTGAACTGGGCGGGTCGTTCCTTTTGGCGGTCGGTCTGGCAGGGAGGTTCGGGGCCGCCTCCCTCTTTGTGCTCAATATTGTCGCCGCGCTCTCCTATGGACAATTATCAGAGGCGGCCATGAAGGAAGCTTTTTACTGGGGAATTCTACTGATGTACCTCTTCCTCCATGGACCCGGCCCTATTTCCCTTGATGCCCTTCTGGATTACCTGCTCCGGCGAAGGAAAATGAATAAAACCGCCGGCTTGCCTTCTCCCCTTGCAGGATCGGATATATAGACTGAGAGGAAATCAGGATCCTGAATGTTTTGATGGTGATAGGGACAAAGGAATTGGATCCCAAGAACAGAGTTAGAAAGCTGTCATTGCGAACAAAGTGAAGCAATCTCAAGACTTTACGATAAGATTGCCACGCACCCTTCGGTGCTCGCAATGACATGATTAATAAGTGGGTGCGAAGTCTATCGCTGTTCTTGGTATTAAGGTCAATTCAAAAATTAGGACTTTTTCTCGGTCTGTTTTTTATGGTTTAAATGAAATCAGTTTGAGTCCGGAAACAATGTTGTAGTGCTTTAAATTACCGGAGGCCAGAGAATAACCTTCCTCAAGTGCTGAGGCTGCAATCAGCGAATCCACGATTCTGAGCCCATGAGAAGACGAATGCTGTTCCAGAAGACTGATTGCTCTATGGCAACAGGATTCACTCGGGTATAAAGTTCTCGCGACGTTTTCCCGGATGAAATATTTTAAATTCCGTATCTCTTGTTTATTACGGCATCCCTGTATTAATTCCATAATCGTTAAGGACGAAATAGCCCGTTCGCGGTGAGGAACTCTTGCTAAAAAACTCCCCGCTCTCTCATTTCCACGGAAATACCAGATTAAGATGTCCGTATCGAAAATAACTCCCGGTGCCTCGATTTCCGAATATTTTTGAGCCATTTCTCAACATCCTTCAAATCTTTTCGAGATTGCCACATTCCAAATCCGACAGGATCTATTTTTTTCTTTTTTTCCTCTGTAGCCACTGGAGAAAGAATGGCGATGGATTTCCCCCTATAAGTAATTGTGACTTTTTGTCCTTTACGGATTTCTTCTAATACGGCTGCTGTTTTTTGTCTTAAATCTTTAGCGGTTGCCGTTTTCATTTTTCCTCACATTATAATAGTAAACACTTTAAAGTATATACTATAAATGTAACGATGTACAATCTTTTTCCTTGAATAAAAAGCTCTTTATCATTGGCAGGTAATATTTGCTTGTTTTTTAACAGGGTGAGGGTCCCGCTTGCTTGACTCTCAACAATCGCGATATCCCTATATACCGAGAATTATTAAGGGTTAAAGCAAAAATTATTGATTTTTTAGTTTGCAGGGCATACGATAACCCGTATGATAAAAAATAAAATCTGGTATCTGCAGAAAACCAATCTCTTTAAAGAAATGTCTTCCGACGAAATGAAAGAGCTGGATCGGATTACTGTGGAAGAATCAGTGAAAAAGAAGTCTGCGATTTTTTTTCCGGGGGATCCGAGTCAAAAAATATATATTTTAAAAGAAGGCCATGTTAAAATTTCAAGGGTTTCTGAAGAGGGCCGGGAGGTGACCCTTGCTCTTCTGGAGCCGGGAGATATTTTTGGAGAGTTAGAAGTGCTTCAGGATTCTCCACGGGACACTTTGGCCGAAGCCCTTGACGACAGTCAGCTTTGTGTGATTCAAAAAGAGCATTTTCTCTCAATGATTCACCGGAAACCTGAATATTCTCTCCGTTTAGTCAAACTGATCGGGTTCAGACTCAAAAAGATAGAAAATCGGGTAGAAGACCTTGTCTTTCGGGATGTTCATTCAAGAGCGGCTCTCTTGCTGTTGCAATTCTCAAAGGATTACGGGAGGGCTGTTCCTGAGGGGATTCAAATCGATTTAAAAGTGACCCATCAGGAAATCGCTAACCTCATCGGATCGATCAGAGAAACCGTCAGTGCCATCTTAGGCGAATTTAAGAAGGAGGGTCTGATTGCTTTCGAAGGACGGCATATTATCGTTGTCCGGCCGGATCTTCTGAAGGAGAAAGCTGGCAGCTTTCCCATTTCTTCGGTATCCCGAGATTAATCTTTTCTCATCGCCTGTTAAAATTGTAGGCCAGCCTACATCTTTTCTTCCAACCATACCGTATCCTTGTTTTAAGTTGAATTAAGCCCTGTTGGGGGAGTCCTTGTTTTTAAATCCGCTAAAAGCAGCGAAGGAGCAAAAAATGAAAAAGAGAGACCCGGAAATTGTAAAAGACAATTCTATTTTTGAAGAGATGCGGAACTTAGCCCTAAAGTCACGGGGGGAATTATGCGAGCAAGAGAAGCCTCGTACGAAGATGGCAAGGTACCCGGAAAATATAAGCTTTTAACCGCTTTAAGCATTTCAATCGCGATTCGATGTGAGCCTTGTATTCAGGCTTATGTCAAAATGGCCATCGACCGTGGAACGACCAGAGAAGAGTTCATAGAATTTTTAAATGTGGCTATGACGATGCAGGGGTGTCCCGGAGAAGAATGGGCGATTAAAGCCTATGCGTTTTATAAAGAGATCGCAGGCGATTTAGCCAGTTCAAAAGATGGGGACTCCTGCTGCCCAGTTTAACTCAGGGTGGGAAATCTATCATTTTCCAGTTGGATCTTGAAAATCACGGAATCCATTCTTCATTTCTTTCATTTCTTCAAGATTAATATTATAGAATAAGGTTAAACTTGTTTATGATTATTCTCGAACTATTTCTCTCTCCGCGCTGTATCTCAGCCTCATCTGCCATGGCGTTAGCAAAAGAGGCGGTAAGGAAGGTGCCGGGGG contains the following coding sequences:
- a CDS encoding Crp/Fnr family transcriptional regulator is translated as MIKNKIWYLQKTNLFKEMSSDEMKELDRITVEESVKKKSAIFFPGDPSQKIYILKEGHVKISRVSEEGREVTLALLEPGDIFGELEVLQDSPRDTLAEALDDSQLCVIQKEHFLSMIHRKPEYSLRLVKLIGFRLKKIENRVEDLVFRDVHSRAALLLLQFSKDYGRAVPEGIQIDLKVTHQEIANLIGSIRETVSAILGEFKKEGLIAFEGRHIIVVRPDLLKEKAGSFPISSVSRD
- a CDS encoding type II toxin-antitoxin system VapC family toxin, whose product is MAQKYSEIEAPGVIFDTDILIWYFRGNERAGSFLARVPHRERAISSLTIMELIQGCRNKQEIRNLKYFIRENVARTLYPSESCCHRAISLLEQHSSSHGLRIVDSLIAASALEEGYSLASGNLKHYNIVSGLKLISFKP
- a CDS encoding DoxX family protein, with product MGVRYLESLIPVFDLFVRLYMAKIFWKGGIVKISSWMSTVMLFTLVYDVPYLPPEIAAYLSTAVELGGSFLLAVGLAGRFGAASLFVLNIVAALSYGQLSEAAMKEAFYWGILLMYLFLHGPGPISLDALLDYLLRRRKMNKTAGLPSPLAGSDI
- a CDS encoding type II toxin-antitoxin system prevent-host-death family antitoxin → MKTATAKDLRQKTAAVLEEIRKGQKVTITYRGKSIAILSPVATEEKKKKIDPVGFGMWQSRKDLKDVEKWLKNIRKSRHRELFSIRTS
- a CDS encoding carboxymuconolactone decarboxylase family protein; its protein translation is MRAREASYEDGKVPGKYKLLTALSISIAIRCEPCIQAYVKMAIDRGTTREEFIEFLNVAMTMQGCPGEEWAIKAYAFYKEIAGDLASSKDGDSCCPV